From Punica granatum isolate Tunisia-2019 chromosome 1, ASM765513v2, whole genome shotgun sequence:
aatatctttttgcCATTTCCGTATAATAAGGAGCTCTCTAATAGTCtatatctattattatatatacatataaagagCCTTTTTATTTTAGCCGGACATGGGTCATGCGtatccacacacacacacacacacatatatatatatatatatttgggtgAATACCGCATTTACAATTTCCAATAATTGcgtataattttcaataattaaaaaattttagcGCAATGTCCCAATTGTTACACGGTGAGTTTATGGATCTTATGATTTCAAAACTTTTATTAAAATGGActcttatattatattaagtgCGGAATCatcaatataaatatgtgaatttcattcatttactttgataataatttttacaattaataggcatttattttatactacctctaattaatttaatatttttattgcaATGTAACGAAAATAAATTGACCAAATCCTTAACAGTAAAGTAGAAACGCGGTACAACgcaaagaaaaggagagaaaaagtAGGAGAAATAAGAGGGaaagataattattattaagtgAAACACGGCCACATGACCTTACTGGTAATCGACTCTtacattattatttctttactTGACCGTCGTTTATACTTTATATAGTCCTGATCTATGAAGAGCTGAAATGGGCCACTTTGAGGCCCAATTTATTTGACCCAAATGAAACTAACCAGGTGGGGCAGATTGCAAATAATTGAAAGTTACGGGGCTATAATTGTGATAAACAATGATTAGACATGACGGAACATACAATCATAGGAGACGTACCCGATCAGGCTAATCCAAAGTGATTGGATGACAATTGGTGTGATGGAATCGGTGATAAGTTGGAAATAAGCTTGCCGTGCAACATCCGGAATCTGATCTGATGATTCCAAATTCCATCCCATTCGACTCCAAATTCATATTCTTTCAAACCACACGCTTCAAACGAGAGGAGAGGGCGAAAATGcaaaacaaataattaatacCAGTCACACAGGCTGTCATGTACTCCATAACCACATAATACTAAACGCACAAGACAGAAACCAGATAAACAACCAGGAATGACGGAGCCAAGGAGCTCACGCAAACATAGCAATCAGCAGCACAAGCTTAAGTTTTTTAAATATCAAGCCTTCAACTAGTCTAAGATGGGGCATGTATATATTAAGTGAAACACGGCTCAATCAGAAACCATGAATCTTGATATGCTCCTTCTTCACAATGCCAGCCTGAAACCAATTACCAGAGAAAAGGAAGAGCAGAGTCAGGATACACAGCGATAATCCCACGATGCAAAAAGTAGATGCTCCATTACAAGACTTATGATTGTGCCAAATTAACATCCAAGGCACATCTTTCCTATAACAAGGGCAATCGTTGTACATTACAACAACACGCAATTCGCCCTTAATCCAATTCCAGAGATGGAGAccgaaataaaaattacaactgtagttcattttaatttataatttatttctgTCCAGGGATCTATCATTTACCTGGACAAGGAAGGTCGAAACATTCTTCCGCTGATCACCTTGAAGTTGAATGACCTGTTATCATAGAGAAAGAGACTTGAAGAATTCTGGATATAGACCAAACGAGGATAGATTAAACTAAATCCAAGAAAACATCATGTACCTGCCCTAGTTCTGGATCCTGAACAACAGTACCATTGCAGCAAAACTCTTTCTTAAGGTCTTTCAGAATCTTGTTGTAGCTGAATTCTTTTTTAAGTCCCTGCACGGTTGTCAGGCTCTTCCTACCATTCCGCTGTTGTATGCGAATATGGACATACTCCTTTGTTCCAGCACCAGAGTCCTCAGAACTCGCATCAGCAAAAGGATCTAGCATCCACACATCGAGCCGCGTAAACAATGATTCAGAGAGGAGAAAACAAAACTCACTTATAAATTCGCACTTCAATTGACAACAATTGACATACCAAAAGTAGTAGGAATCTGGGTGTCGAGATCAGACATGAAACTTGGCTGCTGTTGGAAACGGATAATCGTGACC
This genomic window contains:
- the LOC116208605 gene encoding protein translation factor SUI1 homolog 2, yielding MSDLDTQIPTTFDPFADASSEDSGAGTKEYVHIRIQQRNGRKSLTTVQGLKKEFSYNKILKDLKKEFCCNGTVVQDPELGQVIQLQGDQRKNVSTFLVQAGIVKKEHIKIHGF